One stretch of Sander vitreus isolate 19-12246 chromosome 16, sanVit1, whole genome shotgun sequence DNA includes these proteins:
- the slc46a2 gene encoding solute carrier family 46 member 2, which produces MVLSSLCQTVLRQIEPVVVLEQLGSTLFDTALLMVVKDRNVNATYPDAHLSREDSQQKAITDFYMAYNLIIRLVPIFPALLLARLGDRGWRRAPIVVPMSGYLLSRLALLLVVVFRLPLEVMFGAAVVFGLSGGFCAYWPGVMTLASLGSTATDRSKVMMKVELLYGAAGLVGSLVSGHLFLLYSFSLEHGIVLLTVSALLHLLCLIHSRFLLQVKQVPNTEPEDNCHLIPPAYSEAPAEAPLGKNMVNVVLLFAAAMLYNSAVGGAIEILGSFVLKEPLNWSATQVGYGNAAGFMIFLTSFVGVMVFRRCVSEVMLILIGMVSFASGIYFMSFVTATYMFYIARVLNLFALIPMPTIRSLLSQHVPASSCGTTLTSLQLALKFAGLVYIPAFTKIYQRTLDWFPGFVFTLSSIITVLGMIPISIVGCRSAQKRQYMRIQGN; this is translated from the exons ATGGTCCTGTCGAGTCTGTGCCAAACGGTGCTCCGGCAGATAGAGCCGGTTGTCGTGCTTGAGCAGCTGGGTAGCACTCTCTTCGACACCGCCCTGCTGATGGTGGTCAAGGACCGGAATGTTAACGCCACCTACCCGGATGCCCACCTGTCCCGGGAGGACAGCCAGCAGAAAGCCATTACGGACTTCTACATGGCCTACAACCTCATCATCAGGCTGGTGCCGATCTTCCCTGCGCTGCTCCTGGCCAGGTTAGGCGACCGCGGCTGGAGGAGAGCTCCCATCGTGGTGCCCATGAGCGGGTACCTGCTGTCCAGGCTCGCCCTGCTCCTGGTGGTCGTCTTTCGGCTCCCGTTGGAGGTGATGTTCGGCGCGGCGGTTGTCTTCGGGCTGTCCGGCGGCTTCTGCGCCTACTGGCCTGGCGTGATGACCCTGGCGTCGCTCGGCTCCACTGCGACTGACCGGTCTAAG GTGATGATGAAAGTGGAGCTGCTGTATGGGGCAGCAGGTCTGGTGGGCAGCCTGGTGTCGGGTCATCTGTTCCTGCTGTACAGCTTCAGTTTGGAGCATGGGATCGTCCTGCTCACTGTGAGCGCACTGCTGCACCTGCTCTGCCTCATACACTCCAGATTCCTGCTgcag GTGAAACAAGTACCCAACACAGAGCCAGAGGACAATTGCCACCTCATTCCTCCCGCCTACAGTGAAGCCCCTGCGGAGGCTCCTCTTGGGAAAAACATGGTGAATGTGGTGCTGCTGTTTGCAGCTGCTATGTTGTACAACTCTGCAGTGGGTGGAGCCATAGAAATACTGGGCAGTTTTGTGCTGAAAGAGCCACTCAACTGGAGCGCCACTCAG GTGGGTTATGGGAACGCAGCAGGCTTCATGATTTTTCTCACCAGTTTCGTTGGCGTCATGGTGTTTCGTCGCTGCGTCAGCGAGGTGATGCTCATCCTGATTGGCATGGTGTCATTCGCCTCGGGAATTTACTTCATGTCCTTTGTGACAGCCACCTACATGTTCTACATCG CTCGCGTACTCAATCTGTTTGCTCTCATCCCGATGCCCACCATCAGATCTCTGCTCTCACAGCACGTTCCAGCATCGTCATGTG GCACCACTCTCACCTCCCTGCAGTTGGCTCTGAAGTTTGCCGGTCTGGTGTACATCCCTGCCTTTACTAAGATCTATCAGAGAACCCTGGACTGGTTCCCAGGCTTCGTCTTCACGCTCTCCAGCATCATTACAGTACTGGGAATGATACCCATCAG TATTGTCGGCTGCAGATCAGCTCAGAAGAGACAGTACATGAGGATTCAGGGTAACTGA